Within Dermatophagoides farinae isolate YC_2012a chromosome 8, ASM2471394v1, whole genome shotgun sequence, the genomic segment atagaaaaacaaatgacaatgaatgtAATCGTCATAAAGGTTCTCGCTATTCATAGATgttaattaatgatgaattatgatAAAATAGCTAacattttcttgttcattttgcttgcttgcttgctttttttattgatcaaaaattattattattactcaCTTTTATTTCAGCtgaaatatattttcatttttttgtttggccaatttttccaatttttttttcttttttttttgatttgtaatCATGTTCGATCAATCCATCTACAACATACAAATATAGTTATCTATAGCctccattcaattcaatgaaattaaataaaatcgatatttttttgtcgtttttttttgtttttttttttggccaacaaAGTTTGTATCCCCCTATAGTGATGTGAATCACGTTCGTCATCCATACATccaatgttcatcatcgtcatcatcatcatcggacaacgaaagaagaaaaaattttcatttttacctaattgattgattgattgattgatgatcatattttGGATgcacagaattttttttttgttgttgtttcgttggctatttatttattatttactatgttgatgattatacattggtcaatcaattggaatgtaatcgaatgatgatgatgatcaagttAGGTACAGTCGTCCAaatatcaaagaaaaaagggGTAATTTCATTCAAGGCTTGAGGCTATTTACGTGtctatattgaaaaataaatttttttttttgcttgcaaaatgaaaaaatcaatgccTTTGGACGTGATGTTTTATTCTTCATCGATGAATTTTAGCCATCCAAgaatgatttctttttttttcgttgaaaaaGTTCATTGTTCCAAAGTTTTTgcctttaatttttttttgtttctaattTTAAACACATGGCCATCGTAATTGGTATTACATTCAtgggaaatgaaattttacattgattattacaggattattattgattaccATATTTCTTCGGAAACAATGTCGAACTTGAATCTAAAATATATTGCTTTTGTGTACAAAATGTTCGACatattggccaaaaaaaaaaaattatacaacAAATtaacatgataataatgatgataatgatgatgacgacgacgttgtcgtcatcatcaatcataattTGTTAGTTAATCATTTGCGAATTATTAATTGCCGGCTTTATTACtgggcaacaacaacaacaaaaaattaaaaaaaaaatcacttgattgattgaatataataaaaaaaaaattggccacatgatgatgataaaagaatgatgattccGATTAGATTGTTAATGATgcggcaatgatgatgatgatgatgatgaaattttgttaaataattttatttgaacagGTGTGTTgtatataaatgataatttggatgttacttttttgttgttgttgttgtctccCTCTCTCTCCTATTTGGCTATCGAACaaaatctctttttttttatcattattattcaggtgaatgattaataaaaaaaaattgatcgattacaTTCGATTCGTCATTTCGATGTACAGTGTGGTATGGTGTGTAACATAACATATCGAACGCAAAAATTATtctgattcgattttttttacagcaaaaaaaatcatcattcacaaacatcatcattcaaaaaaaatttttttcacattgtggcaaaaaaaaaatccaatccaatccaatcaaatgaatgaagcaacaaaatcatttccGTTTCTAATACAATAAATTTATAAcgagaaataatttttctctgaaaaaaaatcatatcatcatcatcatcatcatcatcaccacatatatatattaattatgatcataaattaattaattaatttataatcaaatggATCAAGGTTATTTTGTAATTATTTTATAATATTTGACTTTTGATTGACTATTGTTActattatgtgtgtgtgtgtgtgtgtgtgtgtttatgtcgAAACAACAATAAGTGTTTAAAAgtatttaaaatttcaaacttttggtttttggtttttttttgtggataatttattcaagtttttttttctgtctttacatttatatattataataatttcatcatgttatcatcatcatcatcttcatcattattattccgTTCATTAGTCATTCAATGgctaattttattcaaatcagTGGCTAGTGATTTTCGTTTGACcattattcataataatgattttcatgCAAATTATCTACCAATTAAATGGTATAATAATGCCGAATGTTTTGAACATTGGGATAATGATACTAGCTGTGTTGGTGGTGTTGCACGTACTGTTGCCAAAGTGAAAGAAATTCGTCAACAAtatgagaataataatgatgatggcaatgtattatttttaaatgcTGGTGATCATTTTCAAGGTACATCCTGGTATACATTACTTAAATCTAAAGTTGTTGCAGATTTTGTTAAATTAATGAAACATGATGTAATGACATTGGGCAatcatgaatttgatgatggacCGGAagagttgaaaaaatttctaaatcTTATGAATGGAACGCTTCCGATTGTTTGTTgtaatgttgattttgatcaatcacTTGGTATTCATAGTAGTATGGTGGAAAAATCGATTGTAATTAATATCAAAAATACCAAAGTGGCCATCATTGGTAAGTGTGACACATTCGATATttgattaaataaataaattctttggtcatttataatttcattttgaaacaaaacaaataaaaaaaaataggataTCTAACCCCTGATACAAGATTTTTATCCAGTCCTGGTGAACATGTCAAATTTCGTGATGAAATACAAGCCATTCAAGAAGAGATACAATCATTAAAAGCTAAACATCCggatttgaatatttttattggtCTTGGCCATTCTGGTTATGATCGTGATATTGAAATTGCCGAAAAGATACCCGATTTGGATGTAATTGTTGGTGGACATAGTCATACATATTTAtatagtggaaaaaaaccaccatcCATAGAGAAGCCAAGTGGTCCATATCCAACCATTTATGAGCATGCAATTAAAACAAGtaattatgaaaataatgaaacaacattGATTGTACAAGCATTTGCTTTGGGAAAATATATTGGCATTTTAAATCttacattcaatgatgatggccaaattGTTGAATACAGTGGTGAACCGATTCTATTGACTCATAACAGTACAGAAGGTATGTtgtggttatttttttttttgctataagacaatcaatcgatccatACATTCACTATAGATGCTGAAACAAAAGAACGAGTTCAATCGATTAATAAAGAATTAGCCATTAAATATAATGAAACATTTGGAATGGCCACCGAAGAATTCACACAAAATACATGTAGATCAAAGGAATGTACATTAGGCAATTTGATTACCGATTCTTTTGTCGATCGTTTTATTATgttacaacaaaataaaaaaatacgaaaacATTCCTGTCAAGTGATGTCATTGATAAATGGTGGAAATATTCGTACCAGTATCGATAAAGGTCCCATTACATATCGGAAATTAATTTCTGTACTACCATTCAGTAATGCTTTAGGAATATTGACTGTAAATGGATcagaattattgaaaatttttgaaaattccgCTGAACAACATGATCGTGGTGGTTTTCTACAAATATCCGGTGCACGTGTTACATATTCGACTACACCTTGTAAAACTGTGAttaaaaaatctaaattaatcaatgttGAAGCTTTTTGTAATAGCCAATGGACAccaatagaaaaagaaaatacaTTTCAAGTAATCATCAATAGTTTTATGTCACGTGGTGGTGATAATTATACTATCAACATAAACAAATggtttgattatcaattgattgatcgtgAGGTATTGAGTGAATACATTCGTAAACGACAGTATGTAACTCCAAAGGTCGAGGATCGTATCCGATTTATCAttgccaatgatgataatggctaCAATTCTTGTAAAACGTTGACCATTAATTCATACTTAATATCATTTGTCATGACAATATTAATTTACATCATATTGAGTcaaattttataataattaaatttaattatgattttaatataacaaccaaaacatttaagaaaaaaaaatttaaaatgtaTTATAATCGTGgtcgaattttttcaaaaaaaaattgttgtccatcatgataatatagtttatcattatattgttgTGCCGGTTTTATGTTTGCCATAATTCGttctttgattgaattgaaattatataCAGCAAAATGATagaattcattttccatttgcCATACACgtgattgttgaatttttgcTATCGTTCGTGATGATGGCTGTGTtttgttgaatgtttttcgTAAATGTGATTTATTACCATTTTCATATAGAAATGTTGCACCACGAAACATGTGTGGTAATGATATTTctaaaatttgaacaaaatcatGCATAGCTTCGGTGACTCCAAccagaaaataatgatcgaCTAGATTTCGTTTGGCTTGTTCCAATGCCCATTTATTGCCAGGTTTCCAGCAATCAGGATTTTgtccacaaaaaaatggtattTGTAGCCAAAGATTTTCCACACGACAATCATGTTCATTACGTTCAATacattcatcaaatgttCGTCTATTTCCTTGACGTCGTCTAACGACATTTGGTCGAAAATTATCTCCATATCGTAGAAAATAATAGTATGAAATAAGACGATCGATTGGTCGTCGAATCATATTTATATACAATGGTTTCGGTGTATTAAGGGCAAATTTGTCGAAATTTATGAAAGCCACATGTCCATGAATCAATAATGGTTGCCTTTCATACCACCGGGTAATGTTCCAGATGAATCGTACCTGATCCGACAATGACATCACATGGCTATTTTTGCTCGTATTCAAATGTACcacattgaaatgattttgagCACAGAGATCATAAACGATGCCCATCAAGCTAGTGCTACCCGTTTTTGGAACACGATTATAAATGACTAATAAATTCTTTGGAATCATCCAATCTGGATTCTTATTATGAGGAGGGtgatcagatgatgatgattgtgataatCTTGGAACATTTTGATAGTTTAAATTCAAGTTCAAGTTTTGAAGTTGAGCGAGTTTCGATTCGTAATAGATGATAgtaaatattaatattatgatgaatacTAATGGTAAGATTAATGTTCGATTAAATGAAAGTCTTTTCAAGGAATgtccaaaatgatgatgaaccatgaTCATCGATGACAATATATTccaaaatattaaaaaaaaataaaaaatttggaacGAAAGTTTACCGTTCATAACACATGTGAATGAGAAAAGAGTCCAAAATTGTTCATAGATGGCAGGTTTTGGACTGCTGAAATTAAATGCTGGATTTTCGAAATGTCAATTTGGCATTCAAAAGTATTATATGCTtcatgaattatttttttattggatccaaaatttttttctcgccaAAATATGCTAATCGAGCCATTTCACCAAAAGTTCGATTATAATTTCCAATATTATATTCGTTAAAATAACGAAATCGATTTCCATCACTTTTGTTTGGTACCAGATATGATCGATGGCGTtccaacaaatgaattgtatAGTATTGTGCTTGCCAATGtggattcatttgattgtatAACATTTCAACAAGATTGTCAACACCAAATTCATTTCGAACTCGATGAACTAGATTTGGAGACGATTCAAGTATATGTTTGGTTGGAAATTCTCCAGCATTATAGTACCAAAGATCAGCCTTATAATTGTGATATGAATCATACCAAAGACGAAGGAATCGTGCATTTTTATGACAAATAAGCACCTGTGTTCCTATAGTGAATAGAATATAACGATTGATTgtcgattattgattaaaCAATCGAtcgttttatttcattttgtttcaatcatacatgaaattgaatttttacaTACCTAAGTATTGATTTTCTGGCCAACCGATCACAAATTCATAACGACGAAATTTATGTAATGGTTTGACAACATAGACATCATTATCCAGATATATGCCGCCATATTTTCGTAATACACGAAATCTAGCTATATCTGATGcatgataaattgatgataatttacgATCAAAAATATATCTTGGCCTTGGTATTTTGTTCAGGTAAATTCTAgtatttatcattttacttgaatttaattcaataattttttcccaaTATTTTCCTCGTAATTTTTTCCGATCACTatgtatcattattaatttagGTTTATGATGACGAACAGTAGACATGATTGATATCAATgttataaaatcaaaaaatggaTTCTCCAATTGAATGTAATGTACAATATCTGGTACAATGTATTCGTTGAAACCTATGAAtttaaacaaatgaatatattgcTTGATATTAATATATcgaattaaaagaaaaaaacgaaccaGTCACATTATTCGAATTGGCCGAATCAAATTCCAAATGGCTATGCTCATAATCAATCATAGCGAATAATGGATAATTgtcaaatttatttgatttaattttatcattaaatcCAATGCCAGTATAGATAAATATAATGACGataaacacagaaaaaatggcaaatatccattgaaatttttttctttttgcaaaattcattcgattattatgGTGCAAAAATGAATAGTCCATTATTCTGAAATTtacaaatcatcatgttcTAAAATCTCACCTGTTTATGGTCATTCctgatttttatcatatatatgaaaaaaaacctgttttatgatttcaatttcattcattcattggctACATTTTGTTGGTAATATATGTGAGAAagataacaaaacaaaaaaaaactttgttaattttaatgttttgactacataataataatgattttattattgaaaaaacctCTAAAACTAGAAAAATACACTAGAGgtacaaaaaattttgactACATATCtaattttctctttatttttttttatttatcaaacTAATAgataatcaatattgaatggTAAATAacttcaaaaacaaataagaTAATTTCAAGTATGATGGATAGCTCTTGATATAAATTTCGATGCCCTAACATAAAACAAATATTAAACCAAATTCATCTCTATGAGAAAATCATGAAAAcaatgttgtcgttgatacAAAACATTTACCATCGCTTAATTCGTGAAACGATTATTCCTTTATTGCTTTTAATCATCTCACCGAATGTAGCTATTTTATTACCATACATTGTCATCTATCGAAAAGCTGAATTAATCGAAACGTTCAAAAAACATTCAGTATGGAATCTTACGAAACATGTATGGTCTTCAGTCGATTTGTAAGTGTTTAGTTACTTTCGAAACAAATCATATAATCAATTACAATGTAATTATTACCATTTTAGTTTTGATGGCGAATGTTGGTCAATAGTTATCATCGCATTAATCTGGGCTTTACTTTCATTGTTAATATTACCGgggaaaaaatattatggaccaccaacaataaataattatCGTCCTCAATATTGGCAAACtggattcaaattttatctAATTTCAATGACCATTACCATACCGTTAATATGGCACTATTCTGTATTACATTTGTATTACAAAATTCCCAATCTTATTGCCATCCTAGtagtttttggttttgtatTCTGTGTATTTTTGTATCTCAAAGGTAAGTGGGGATTTTAAATGTTTAAAGTTCTATTATAATTATCGTAATCAAGGTTTGATCGCACCGGATCCTGGCTTGTACGATATGACTGGAAAtccaatatttgatttttattggGGAATTGAATTGTATCCACAATTGGGTGAATATATTAGCCTTAAAGCTATGATTAATTCTCGTTTCGGATTATGGATATGgcaattgattgttttgatatGCTGGAAAGCTCATTATGAACTCTACAATAGTCAATATGGGAAAggaaatataatttttccaatgacaacgacaacattgTTGACAACAATTTATCTAGCAAAATTCTATTATTGGGAAGATGGATATATGCAGACTATAGATATTTGTGTGGATCGATTTGGATTTTATATAGCTTGGGGCTGTATTGCAGCTGTACCTGGTTTTTTCACTTTGCCTAGTCTTTATCTTGTCAAACATTCACCtaatatgaattttattgCCATTATCAATCTATTCATCTTTATATTGggtttattttcaatatttgcaAATTATTATACCGATTATCAACGACAATTAGTCCGACAAACTGATGgtgattgtttgatttggtCAAAAAAACCTGTTCTTATCCGAGCTAAATACAAGGATTCAAATAATGTTGAACGAAATTCCGTTCTATTAGCATCCGGATCATGGGGTATGGCTCGTCATTTAAACTATCTATTCGAATTGTTAATCGCATTTGCTTTTGGTGCTCCAGCATTGGCTACAAGTATAATACCGTatctatattttttgttcattttcattctcattattCATCGAACCATGcgagatgatgataaatgttcaaaaaaatatggacGTTATTGGCAAGAATATTGCCAGCTGGTTCCATATAAAATTGTGCCCTACatattttagtttttttctcacacacattcaatcaatacaatTATGTTTCCATAGCAATACCAAACATATGTGCACATGAACATTGACTATAGTGAAGAAAATATCtaatataaacaaaacgCACTTTTCATTTCCGCacttgatgattattataatcgtttgatagaataaaaaaataaaaatggtaattctaatgatgatgcctAAAATTCTGAATAATTTAAACactttttaaatttgaatattttcagaTTTTATCCCGATACAATTTAAAACAATCATCTTCCAAAAATAATGTAgatcataataatgtaaataagaataaaacaaatttaatACCATCGTTTGAAGAGTTTGTAAACAAAAGAGATTATGTCGGCATATTGACATTGATTgaggtaagtttttttttcttaaagaTTTGTTTGTggcttatgatgatgtttatgatATTGATATGATTAGTGTAATGCTGGACCGTATAAAAACAATATGATAAAGAATGAATTTTGGCGAGCATTCGCTCATTTCCGTCTTggtgaatataaaaaagcAATGGAAACGTATGATAAAATTAAacgtagtagtagtagtaaagAATTAATAGATTCACAACAAATTGCcaatattgaattattatcatgttgttgtaaattcTATATGGgtgaatttattgatcagaaattcattgaaacttATGATGGCCCAAATAAATTATTGGCCGAAAGGCTGAAAATTTATCTGGAtctaaaaaatgatgaaccaaCCATCGAATCTATGGATCGTATACAGAAGATTTTGTCGAAAACTGTCGAAGATCAACTATGTCTGGCATCGGTACATTTTTATCGGAATCAATATCAAGAAGCAATCgatatttataaaaaaattcttcttgaagagaaaaattatATTGCTCTAAATGTTTATATTGCTCTTTGTTATTATCTActcgattattatgatgttaGTCAAGAGGTATTAACATTATATTTGCAAAAACATCCGAAAAGTATTATTGCTAGCAATTTGAAAGCTTGTAACAATTATAGATTGTACAATGGAACAACGGCCGAAATTGAGCTACGAAATctgattgaatcatttccTACGAATTTTTCCTATGCAAAAGATTTCATTCGACATAATCTGGTAGTATTTCTCAATGGCGAAGGTGCTTATCAAGTGTTGCCATCGTTGATGACCACTATTCCTGAGGCAAAATTAAATCTGACAATATTTTATCTCAAAAATGGTAAGTTCACAATGATCACAATGATTTCTAGGTGCTAATGAATTTCCAATTatagataaaaatgatgaagccgataatttgatcaaaaatgttGAACCTAAAATACCAATTGAATACATTCTAAAAGCAATAATCAATTCCAATATTGGACAAAGTCAAAATTCACATGAACATCTTAAGATTGCGcagaattattttcaattagtTGGCAGTAGTCCGGCTGAATGTGATACTATTCAAGGTAGACAATGTATGGCATcatatttctttttgataCGACAATTCGAAGAAGTTGTTTTGTATCTTAGTTCGATTAAAAGTTATTtctacaatgatgatgcattcaattttaattatgGCCAAgctaaaatgatgattcattgttTCAAAGAAGCTGAAGAAGcttttttaatgattgaaaatgaaaatcttaaAAAAGATCTAGTCTACATTTGTTGCCTGACTCGTTGTTGTAAGTTGTTCATAAtggatttttgaattttcataattcacaataaattaaattccaTTTCAGTCATTATGAATGGTAAACCAACAAAAGCATGGGACATGTATttaaaatatcaacaatcaaaagaATCGACAATTCTTTTACATCTAATCGCCAATGATTGTTATAAGgtattttgatattttcattccaaaTAATCTCATAATctatttgtttcttttttcattgtcaaaGATGGGACATTTTCTTGTAGCTCTTCGTGCTTTTGAtgtattggaaaaattgGACAAAAGTCCTGAATATTGGGAAGGAAAACGTGGTGCTGCAGCTGGAGTATTgcaaatgattattaataaacATGATCCAATGTAAGTAATTTAAACAtaatattttaaattgatcaaattcatcaaaatatttttttttttgtcatttccaGTGAACATCTTTATGAAGCCATAAAATTATTACGTACATCGACTAATCCACAggcaaatcaaatgataacaataatgaaaaattattcacatGAAATGTAATGTTTGTAATTGAATCCATGATTCATAATAAACGGTTGCCATTGGTGACCGGATAGttatttttcacaaaaaaaataaaaataaaaacacaaaGCAAACGAATAAAATCAGATCaaaaccttttttttttttaattttctttttgtatCTTCAAAACGATTCAAGaatcaatgacaaaaattatGGCCACTACTACATCAACAATGGCAACGTCGAAATTCCCCAAAGAATTGTTACCATTTGAACGTTATAATTGGCTTTATCATTTACATTTCTTACGAAATGATTACAATGGATCTATTGAACAGATGAATCGATTACAAGTTGAAAGTGAATATTGTATATTTCTAAAAGGTTTGATTAAATTACGACAAGGTGATGCAAAAAGTGCATTACAACAATTTAATCTATTgaaatcgatcaataataCAACATATATAAAATCGATTGCACGATGTTTGTTAATATTGGGCAAACATCAAAATGTTTGTGATATAATCAAAGAAGTTGGTCTTAAAATTGCCCAACATGATTGGGAATTATGGACCTTGTATGGTTATGCATTACTATATCTTGGTTCAACATTGCAGGCAAAAGAAGCTTTTCAAAATGCATTACAAAATACCTGCCAAGTGGAACCATTCATCGCATTAGCTAAATGTCAAATTGCCGAAAAGGATTATAAATCGGCCATTTTTGTCTTAAGAAGAGCCACAGAGtatgatttaatttgaatgtttACATGTTATAAtgtttcatgatgatcatcatttataaatcatattatttattatgtaTACAGAATATCACCAAATGATCTACACTTGGCAACCAAATTGGGCATTTTATTATATACGACAGGAATCGTTTCTAAAGGTATTGAAAAGATTTATGAGGCTGATGGCCAAACGAATACACCGGATTTAGCGTTGACAATTGCTATGGGCACCATTTTACAAGAGATCAAACAAGATGTTGATGGTGCTTTTCAACGTTATAGGCAATCGGATGTGTTTGAATGTCCAATATTGTGGAATAATCTTGGTATTTGTTTTGCAAGCAAAAGTAAATATGTTGCTGCCATAACCTGTTTGAAACGGGCATTCTTTTTACAGCCATTAGATTGGCGAATCAATTATAATCTTGGTCTTATCAAtctaaaattgaaacaatatgcaagttcatttcaattcttcaaAAATACTGTCGCCTTTTGTACGGTGCCGAATCCAAATCTATTAACATTGCTCGGTAATTACACATTCTATATCTATACTATTGATcgatgaaattttgtttttatcatcacaaagtttattgatttgttttgtattattaGCAATTTGTCTAGAATTTCTGAATGATATACCAAATTCATTGCAAGCACATCAAACTGCAtgtaaatcaattgaaagtACTGGTGCcatttcattgatcaattatgCTGTATTTCTATCtacaaatgattatgaattgaatagagaaaaaataattgaaataatgatggaatttgaaaaatgttgGCTAAAAcgtaaaaataataacaatgaatttgatgataatattatgAAAACGGCAACAGCATTGGCAACACAATTGAATCTTTCAACTCATCTTTCCTGGTTAAAACCGAaagaaataacaacaacaacaacaacaacatcatcatcagtgtcacaaaattgatttcatctcattattatttataatacAATGTCAATGACTTTAACCCTGACAAATTTTCTACATTAGTCATTCTCTCGTAATccgaccatcatcatcattattcgacCTAAGTTCACCGATCATCAAATCTTAtcgttaaatttttttccatgttgtcgttgtattTTCTTATATAGTCCATTGTATTGCTATGACAACAATTTTTGACACACATTTGTCTTTCTTTTGTAaaatgagaacaaaaaacaaaatcctcACATCCATTGACTTactataataatcatcaaaatacgTCAGTTCGAATACCGATTATAACGACATCTACAAACCTGTTCATGAtgtcattttattctttgttgttgttatattgccctcatcatctttttcgttgttgtttttgtttttgttgttgtttatcgcAACTCAACGAAAACAAGAACAGAAATCTCTATTTCTTTTTAATCTGATTGATTTTAGTTCACTGGCTGGCTGGCTTGTCTGATTAGTAGCTGGCCGGTTCGATGgcataataattcattcaatcaatcaatgaaggacgaaaaaaaattgacttcAACTCTATTGAATATTAATTGCCCATAACGTTGCCATTAAatccatgatgattaatcatcatgattatcgtCAAGATATAATAATTCGATGTACTATgatttaaaaagaaaaaatgaagaagcaACCCTAACTCATGAACACATAATCGATAGTTGTGATTTGTttataacaacaaattttaGTTCATCCAAAATCCAATCACGcgctcatttttttttgttttgttttatttgtctATCttttatgtgtatgtgtataaatgtgcaatgatgattgaagcCAACAACactaaaaacaaaagaaacacCAACAACCAATAATGagtatcaatcaatatatttatatatgttgatgatg encodes:
- the LBR gene encoding lamin B receptor, whose product is MKTMLSLIQNIYHRLIRETIIPLLLLIISPNVAILLPYIVIYRKAELIETFKKHSVWNLTKHVWSSVDFFDGECWSIVIIALIWALLSLLILPGKKYYGPPTINNYRPQYWQTGFKFYLISMTITIPLIWHYSVLHLYYKIPNLIAILVVFGFVFCVFLYLKGLIAPDPGLYDMTGNPIFDFYWGIELYPQLGEYISLKAMINSRFGLWIWQLIVLICWKAHYELYNSQYGKGNIIFPMTTTTLLTTIYLAKFYYWEDGYMQTIDICVDRFGFYIAWGCIAAVPGFFTLPSLYLVKHSPNMNFIAIINLFIFILGLFSIFANYYTDYQRQLVRQTDGDCLIWSKKPVLIRAKYKDSNNVERNSVLLASGSWGMARHLNYLFELLIAFAFGAPALATSIIPYLYFLFIFILIIHRTMRDDDKCSKKYGRYWQEYCQLVPYKIVPYIF
- the BBS4 gene encoding Bardet-Biedl syndrome 4; protein product: MTKIMATTTSTMATSKFPKELLPFERYNWLYHLHFLRNDYNGSIEQMNRLQVESEYCIFLKGLIKLRQGDAKSALQQFNLLKSINNTTYIKSIARCLLILGKHQNVCDIIKEVGLKIAQHDWELWTLYGYALLYLGSTLQAKEAFQNALQNTCQVEPFIALAKCQIAEKDYKSAIFVLRRATEISPNDLHLATKLGILLYTTGIVSKGIEKIYEADGQTNTPDLALTIAMGTILQEIKQDVDGAFQRYRQSDVFECPILWNNLGICFASKSKYVAAITCLKRAFFLQPLDWRINYNLGLINLKLKQYASSFQFFKNTVAFCTVPNPNLLTLLAICLEFLNDIPNSLQAHQTACKSIESTGAISLINYAVFLSTNDYELNREKIIEIMMEFEKCWLKRKNNNNEFDDNIMKTATALATQLNLSTHLSWLKPKEITTTTTTTSSSVSQN
- the Hs2st gene encoding heparan sulfate 2-O-sulfotransferase, with translation MNGKLSFQIFYFFLIFWNILSSMIMVHHHFGHSLKRLSFNRTLILPLVFIIILIFTIIYYESKLAQLQNLNLNLNYQNVPRLSQSSSSDHPPHNKNPDWMIPKNLLVIYNRVPKTGSTSLMGIVYDLCAQNHFNVVHLNTSKNSHVMSLSDQVRFIWNITRWYERQPLLIHGHVAFINFDKFALNTPKPLYINMIRRPIDRLISYYYFLRYGDNFRPNVVRRRQGNRRTFDECIERNEHDCRVENLWLQIPFFCGQNPDCWKPGNKWALEQAKRNLVDHYFLVGVTEAMHDFVQILEISLPHMFRGATFLYENGNKSHLRKTFNKTQPSSRTIAKIQQSRVWQMENEFYHFAVYNFNSIKERIMANIKPAQQYNDKLYYHDGQQFFFEKIRPRL
- the alpha4GT1 gene encoding alpha1,4-galactosyltransferase 1; its protein translation is MDYSFLHHNNRMNFAKRKKFQWIFAIFSVFIVIIFIYTGIGFNDKIKSNKFDNYPLFAMIDYEHSHLEFDSANSNNVTGFNEYIVPDIVHYIQLENPFFDFITLISIMSTVRHHKPKLIMIHSDRKKLRGKYWEKIIELNSSKMINTRIYLNKIPRPRYIFDRKLSSIYHASDIARFRVLRKYGGIYLDNDVYVVKPLHKFRRYEFVIGWPENQYLGTQVLICHKNARFLRLWYDSYHNYKADLWYYNAGEFPTKHILESSPNLVHRVRNEFGVDNLVEMLYNQMNPHWQAQYYTIHLLERHRSYLVPNKSDGNRFRYFNEYNIGNYNRTFGEMARLAYFGEKKILDPIKK
- the Ttc26 gene encoding tetratricopeptide repeat domain 26; this encodes MILSRYNLKQSSSKNNVDHNNVNKNKTNLIPSFEEFVNKRDYVGILTLIECNAGPYKNNMIKNEFWRAFAHFRLGEYKKAMETYDKIKRSSSSKELIDSQQIANIELLSCCCKFYMGEFIDQKFIETYDGPNKLLAERLKIYLDLKNDEPTIESMDRIQKILSKTVEDQLCLASVHFYRNQYQEAIDIYKKILLEEKNYIALNVYIALCYYLLDYYDVSQEVLTLYLQKHPKSIIASNLKACNNYRLYNGTTAEIELRNLIESFPTNFSYAKDFIRHNLVVFLNGEGAYQVLPSLMTTIPEAKLNLTIFYLKNDKNDEADNLIKNVEPKIPIEYILKAIINSNIGQSQNSHEHLKIAQNYFQLVGSSPAECDTIQGRQCMASYFFLIRQFEEVVLYLSSIKSYFYNDDAFNFNYGQAKMMIHCFKEAEEAFLMIENENLKKDLVYICCLTRCFIMNGKPTKAWDMYLKYQQSKESTILLHLIANDCYKMGHFLVALRAFDVLEKLDKSPEYWEGKRGAAAGVLQMIINKHDPIEHLYEAIKLLRTSTNPQANQMITIMKNYSHEM